From one Zhongshania sp. R06B22 genomic stretch:
- the rsgA gene encoding small ribosomal subunit biogenesis GTPase RsgA: protein MTKRKISRQQRWRIEKVQAERNERATKRDSKLDQALTEGELGSEQNGLIVSHFGQQVEVEAETGFRQRCHVRAHIDGLVTGDSVTWREGKPTGVVVACNTRNSLLSRPDNHGKLKPVAANIDHIVIVIAPEPRAHANLIDRYLVAAEAIDIRPILLLNKSDLINDDNREYLDNMLARYQAIGYEVTRASTETDRGLDELKQTLCGHISVFVGQSGVGKSSLVNSLLPGTDTRIGALSESTAKGKHTTTTARLFHFPDGGSLIDSPGIREFALWNMDREKVLAGFIEFRPFLGMCRFRDCKHEREPRCALLDAEAEHKISPERMASYRQIIQSLNDE, encoded by the coding sequence ATGACAAAACGTAAAATCAGTCGACAGCAGCGCTGGCGCATCGAAAAAGTCCAAGCCGAACGCAATGAACGCGCCACTAAACGCGACTCTAAGCTAGACCAAGCGCTGACTGAAGGCGAACTTGGTTCGGAGCAAAATGGACTTATTGTCAGCCATTTTGGCCAACAAGTTGAGGTTGAAGCAGAAACGGGGTTTCGACAGCGCTGCCACGTCCGCGCGCACATTGACGGCCTAGTGACAGGTGATAGCGTAACCTGGCGAGAAGGCAAACCTACCGGTGTGGTCGTTGCCTGCAACACCCGCAATTCTTTGCTGTCTCGCCCAGATAACCACGGCAAATTAAAGCCGGTCGCCGCTAATATCGATCATATCGTGATCGTCATTGCCCCAGAACCCCGTGCCCACGCCAATCTCATCGACCGCTATTTAGTTGCCGCCGAAGCCATCGATATTCGGCCTATACTACTGCTCAACAAATCTGACTTAATTAACGATGACAACCGCGAATATCTCGACAATATGCTGGCTCGCTACCAAGCTATTGGCTATGAGGTTACTCGCGCGTCGACCGAAACCGATCGCGGGCTAGATGAACTAAAACAAACGCTCTGTGGCCACATCAGCGTGTTTGTTGGTCAATCTGGGGTCGGCAAATCATCGCTGGTAAACAGTCTGCTTCCCGGTACCGACACCCGGATAGGCGCGCTGTCTGAAAGTACCGCCAAGGGCAAACACACCACAACGACCGCCCGCCTTTTTCACTTCCCAGACGGTGGCAGCCTAATAGACTCGCCAGGCATCCGTGAGTTCGCGCTTTGGAATATGGATAGGGAAAAAGTACTTGCGGGGTTTATTGAGTTTCGACCTTTTCTAGGGATGTGCCGATTCCGCGACTGCAAGCACGAACGGGAGCCGCGCTGCGCCCTATTAGACGCCGAAGCCGAGCACAAAATCAGCCCAGAGCGTATGGCCAGCTATCGACAAATCATTCAAAGTCTTAACGACGAGTAA
- the orn gene encoding oligoribonuclease: protein MDKAQNLIWIDLEMTGLDTLNDHIIEIATVVTDANLNVIAEGPVLAIHQPDEVLAEMDEWNTRQHGQSGLTKRVQDTCITAQEAERLTLAFLDKQVEKGASPMCGNSICQDRRFMAREMPALEAYFHYRNLDVSSLKELARRWRPDLSAGLKKSATHLALDDIYDSIAELSYYREHFLRLS, encoded by the coding sequence ATGGATAAAGCACAGAACTTAATTTGGATCGATCTGGAAATGACCGGTCTGGATACTCTAAATGACCACATTATTGAAATTGCGACTGTGGTGACTGACGCTAATTTGAATGTGATTGCCGAAGGGCCGGTATTGGCGATTCATCAACCGGACGAGGTCTTGGCTGAGATGGATGAGTGGAATACCCGCCAACATGGCCAGTCCGGCCTGACCAAGCGTGTGCAAGACACCTGCATTACTGCGCAAGAAGCGGAACGTCTCACCCTGGCATTCTTAGATAAACAGGTTGAGAAGGGCGCGTCGCCCATGTGCGGTAATAGTATCTGCCAAGATCGCCGTTTTATGGCTCGTGAAATGCCGGCGCTAGAAGCGTATTTTCACTACCGCAATTTGGATGTAAGTAGCCTTAAAGAGTTAGCTAGACGCTGGCGTCCGGATTTGAGCGCTGGCCTGAAAAAGTCGGCAACACATCTTGCGCTAGATGATATTTATGACTCGATTGCTGAGCTTAGCTACTACCGCGAGCATTTTCTTCGCTTATCCTAA
- a CDS encoding autotransporter domain-containing protein, translating to MRKLTALCVASLLCSPLSAQSYFDELVIFGDSLLDSGNLGLRFTNRLGDGNGDFSAGPFANIAPQYLGMALGLPTDPAAGGGTNYAVGGYETADILNSINGTGLALPAGGAVARPAYLTENNSFNSKALILIDGGGNDFLNGTAFDQATIVNSAQTLIAGVSAISAAGGRYIMLSNLPDLGNTAAVQAQNLGAPGSAAASSAGAAGYNQALTTFANFSQANIIPVDLAGVINYISDNAEAYGFANGTNAAFGPLATLDQRYMCFDASGGGCAEHPVFGISAATPDPDKLLFNDGVHPTAKVGEITGDYLIDIVVAPQLVGQLSGIALGIARTQHDSLTQTMRENRWYENTSRIFINASGANEDTPSGGDHQTSHLTLGISNAVSPAMSVGAALNMAKHETDTDGADFSATSVGLSGLANYREGQWLAEGSVGLSVIDYGDLDRRFNLGDRALTASGGTDGYGWHFDGQVAYQLTSSKTLSVAPALGARLLSGKVDGYTESGGAVSNYQWGEQSRQSRQVRAGLLANMAVSEGVSFFAEVFSVSELEDGDETVEVTNTNLAFSSYRMPTYSADDDTFVDATIGASVALDKSRLALNVNYSDEGEGRESVMLNYSLPF from the coding sequence ATGAGAAAACTAACCGCACTATGTGTGGCTTCATTATTATGTTCTCCTTTGTCCGCGCAAAGTTATTTTGATGAGCTGGTCATCTTTGGTGACAGTTTGTTAGACAGCGGAAATCTTGGACTACGATTTACTAACCGGCTTGGTGACGGTAATGGTGATTTTAGCGCGGGTCCCTTCGCCAATATCGCGCCCCAATATTTGGGTATGGCCCTGGGTTTACCTACCGATCCGGCAGCAGGTGGTGGTACAAACTACGCTGTGGGCGGCTATGAAACCGCAGATATTTTAAATTCGATCAATGGTACCGGCTTGGCTCTGCCGGCAGGCGGGGCAGTGGCAAGGCCTGCTTATCTGACTGAAAATAATAGCTTTAACTCCAAGGCCCTGATTTTGATTGATGGCGGCGGCAATGATTTTCTCAATGGCACTGCCTTCGATCAGGCGACTATCGTTAACTCGGCACAAACATTGATCGCGGGTGTTTCTGCCATCAGTGCGGCCGGTGGTCGATATATTATGCTCAGCAATTTACCTGATCTAGGCAATACCGCTGCTGTCCAAGCTCAAAATTTGGGCGCTCCCGGTTCTGCCGCCGCCTCCTCTGCGGGTGCTGCCGGCTATAATCAGGCTTTAACGACCTTTGCGAATTTTAGTCAAGCCAATATCATTCCAGTGGATTTGGCGGGGGTTATTAATTACATCTCTGATAATGCCGAAGCCTATGGCTTTGCTAATGGCACGAACGCGGCTTTTGGGCCGCTGGCGACGTTAGATCAACGGTATATGTGTTTCGATGCTAGCGGCGGGGGTTGTGCGGAGCATCCGGTCTTCGGTATTAGCGCCGCTACTCCAGACCCAGATAAGTTATTATTTAATGACGGTGTTCATCCTACCGCTAAAGTCGGCGAAATTACCGGCGACTACCTGATTGATATTGTGGTTGCACCGCAGCTCGTTGGCCAGCTTTCTGGTATTGCCTTAGGCATTGCGCGTACTCAGCACGACAGCTTGACGCAAACGATGCGCGAGAATCGCTGGTATGAAAATACCAGCCGGATCTTCATTAATGCCAGCGGCGCCAATGAAGATACTCCCAGCGGTGGTGATCATCAAACCTCCCATCTCACCCTTGGTATAAGTAATGCTGTGTCGCCAGCCATGAGTGTCGGGGCTGCGCTTAATATGGCAAAACATGAGACCGATACCGACGGTGCTGACTTTTCAGCGACCAGTGTTGGTTTGAGCGGTTTGGCTAACTACCGCGAGGGTCAGTGGTTGGCCGAAGGTAGCGTGGGTTTGAGCGTCATTGACTACGGTGATTTGGATCGCCGCTTTAACTTGGGTGATCGTGCGCTGACAGCTAGTGGTGGCACCGATGGCTACGGCTGGCATTTTGATGGTCAGGTGGCTTATCAGCTGACGTCATCGAAAACGCTGAGCGTGGCGCCAGCACTGGGTGCCCGCTTATTGAGCGGCAAAGTTGATGGCTACACTGAGTCCGGCGGAGCAGTATCTAATTACCAATGGGGTGAGCAGAGCCGCCAAAGCCGTCAGGTTCGAGCTGGCCTGTTAGCTAATATGGCAGTGAGTGAGGGCGTTAGTTTCTTCGCGGAAGTGTTCTCTGTATCTGAACTTGAAGACGGTGACGAAACTGTTGAAGTGACTAATACTAACTTGGCCTTTAGCAGTTATCGGATGCCTACTTACAGCGCAGATGACGACACCTTTGTGGATGCGACTATCGGCGCGTCTGTGGCCTTGGACAAGTC